A genomic segment from Labrus bergylta chromosome 3, fLabBer1.1, whole genome shotgun sequence encodes:
- the LOC109975460 gene encoding stereocilin has protein sequence MGSLKTLFPSKKLPSLNKPIDRHRLSGFLYNISLYLQEMGAELEEAPADTDEEQLWEKVLHFFLQSEGSAAMNQWNGRVPPRPSVRVQDWFLSLRGSPHWDWLLGLLQSLITLSERQPYRPLLTYLSQNWRTVSAVLEAALQALVSGTYGQASAGLQGFICALKGRSDCAFSVSWLQQLLHFLETRNWKPVVSLHPAGENAEHSKSSSTFGRFKPFSLPPEVLRKDAFYGNASFEDNMATEDDPDSVQSFLLQALSRSGGGERGRQLAQKNLALVQSLDGLRRGVLHRVGSSVYGNLRRKVSQATMALLDDVSSLVDVPQSNAQGQCSVGDLRQLILWGIRHNVTWNTEALDVGSQGLPSSLPFLSCPSSEADEPGSGQNKAHSPTKTAPSSRKISLEKRLHEQENRRTRESISLHKEIEYATSIEILEAACNESIPGLTGVSNFTVFLYCKLFEGENGSVSSAVAQMGLDLHATCSDAAWYLSAAEEDFLWVHVCSEFFSQEFNNTVCANSSFWLQRAHQAALTKDYYFFNQTSIDDLCVQLSGEATGGPGLDENCVAQLGSRMLTAQAFRHCFLPNNSVLISALCGRRSQSQHALSEGSWAAAYCSKIPNFSIVDTVEVDCEYNEWDLHHFTNSTLLQLCGHTHGWREYICLNITLFDKLLRSMPQLADLCAELHAELEERKCFLQRFFDMLPARYEFDTSQLCVDPAPMLVDVLHKLSVCEVQGGEREGFLLALGYVFRVLDFMVGLSSGLDEGEREARQGLGQAILLSSLLDNTSWAALQPEASMSILHTVGRFLRREQNTTLKEDLLSCFSPVLWDLIQRDENSSALRVLLQEYLQMPRHSIRTLVMSAEKDAVKRFISHMHQSWDQLQVETDQASQKELQAMETMTAAFIQKFPRVTPELFVDLSQFIPFMSVSDIMSFPASLIVNDTVLTAIRDHSSGMKSLQKKAFVKRLLQSSVVGDVPTWPPYFLTSILPLLPYLPVSHFQQLTSQQLTPLLELLGNSSLDGVRGRHVLRTLFSRRKNLTSDYILRLGALVCYLDPEVLGLFLQDSSVSSALWQQLAQCMSKGFVSPSGRLSSWLIQAVQNVNISSSAPVELSALSGLLPQLGVSPLLSIPSQQLLEILSQPGLHRFSPAQAFQILSKITKDIPLTMERLCRLKPLLCGLSPAVLGDLQWAEISETAYCQCLELLLTELKPGQRAMLYNAMQEALQRDLQNVTQQVNCLSPFVPLRKLRETVNGETVLRDISLYSDILWSPQQAQLLFKKIHEFKNISDKMIRDLGHIASGMSCDFLRLWSNDTDYTELLQFVTELPGSMRPALRKCIVNELRKHPGLDLGAPSSGFAATLPVTMIETISNVSFRAILNYIQANFADFLRLPHYKQMNLAEKAVSELAAEEIDGTMLDILGPLLPFLDRDSLALVDRGALSLRLEEMRGFCLPKEALRDISALFTQKDLLGEPSKWQVGDVELLGRLVFSLSTKQINSIPLTVLNKDTVEQVLVGQSHWEDSMVGEVCVTRCMDKHRHRRQTQSLIRGIVKAQSRRAKVPVPSCADIRGTFPSAWTSAQLSSMSQEDLKECVEIFAQDALLSSEQRRALWMKLRQFFSPVRELKADQVLALGSVVTELGERELQDTNLTDPGVLAHLGTMTDWSPKKIRAVILGVMRKRKLKVEQFTAVDLATFGHLICGLYPSEIKKVSAYSLSMAVLFLREMSLPCTEQQMEVLTSRLSRPEAFGPVSAWGPEVFTEIGTLAVGLEDMVLSALVQEQVEGIIPKAIALMSKKKMAVVFSELQLSWLSAEQAWAVTEEQWEELDIKQRHAVGLARYEGDVLLEQRGRNSAPAELNTYSFSLHSLPLCLLLWQLI, from the exons ATGGGGAGCCTAAAAACACTGTTTCCCAGCAAGAAGCTGCCCTCATTAAACAAGCCAATAGACAGGCACCGTCTCTCTGGCTTCCTCTATAATATCTCCCTGTACCTCCAAGAGATGGGTGCTGAGCTGGAGGAGGCACCTGCAGATACAGATGAGGAGCAGCTGTGGGAGAAGGTGCTGCATTTCTTTCTTCAGTCTGAAGGGAGCGCTGCAATGAACCAGTGGAACGGCCGGGTGCCACCCCGACCAAGTGTTAGAGTTCAGGACTGGTTTTTATCTCTGCGAGGCAGCCCTCACTGGGACTggctgctggggctgctgcagAGTCTAATCACTCTCTCAGAGCGTCAGCCCTACAGGCCCCTCTTGACTTACTTATCTCAGAACTGGAGGACAGTGAGTGCTGTGTTGGAAGCTGCTCTTCAGGCTCTGGTCAGCGGGACCTACGGCCAGGCCAGTGCTGGCCTGCAGGGCTTCATCTGTGCTCTAAAAGGCCGCAGTGACTGTGCCTTCAGTGTGAGCTGGCTTCAGCAGCTGCTGCATTTTCTAGAAACACGCAACTGGAAGCCTGTGGTCAGTTTACACCCAGCAGGAGAAAATGCTGAACACAGTAAGAGCTCCAGTACATTTGGACGATTTAAACCCTTCAGCCTGCCTCCTGAAGTCCTGAGGAAAGATGCTTTTTATGGAAATGCATCTTTTGAAGACAACATGGCCACAGAGGATGATCCAGACTCTGTGCAAAGTTTTCTGCTGCAAGCGTTATCACGTTCAGGTGGAGGAGAACGAGGGAGGCAATTGGCACAGAAAAATCTAGCTCTTGTGCAGAGTTTGGATGGGCTGAGGAGGGGCGTCCTGCACAGGGTGGGGAGTTCTGTTTACGGTAACCTAAGGAGAAAAGTTTCCCAAGCTACCATGGCACTGCTTGATGATGTCAGCAGCCTGGTGGACGTGCCACAGTCCAACGCTCAGGGTCAGTGCTCAGTTG gtGACCTGAGGCAACTGATCTTATG GGGAATAAGACACAATGTGACATGGAACACTGAGGCTTTGGATGTTGGGTCCCAGGGTCTCCCAAGCTCTCTCCCATTCCTATCCTGCCCCTCCAGTGAAGCAGATGAACCAGGATCAGGACAAAACAAAGCACACTCGCCTACAAAAACAGCCCCTTCTTCCAGAAAAATCTCCCTAGAAAAACGCCTTCATGAACAAGAAAATCGGAGAACAAGAGAGAGCATCAGTCTGCACAAAGAAATCGAGTACGCCACCTCTATTGAAATCCTGGAGGCAGCTTGTAATGAATCCATCCCAGGCTTGACTGGAGTGTCCAACTTCACTGTGTTCCTCTACTGTAAACTGTTTGAAGGGGAGAACGGCTCAGTCAGTTCTGCAGTAGCTCAGATGGGGCTGGACTTGCATGCCACATGCTCTGATGCAGCTTGGTACCTGTCGGCTGCTGAGGAGGACTTTCTTTGGGTTCATGTCTGCAGTGAGTTTTTCTCCCAGGAATTCAACAACACGGTGTGTGCCAACTCTTCTTTTTGGCTGCAGAGAGCCCATCAG GCTGCACTGACAAAGGACtactattttttcaaccaaACAAGCATAGACGatttgtgtgtgcagctgtcAGGAGAGGCCACAGGAGGCCCAGGACTTGATGAAAACTGTGTGGCTCAGTTGGGCAGCAGGATGCTTACTGCGCAGGCTTTCAGACACTGCTTCCTACCCAACAACTCTGTCTTGATCTCAGCTCTGTGCGGGAGACGGTCCCAATCACAGCATGCCTTATCAGAGGGCAGCTGGGCAGCAGCATACTGCTCCAAAATACCCAATTTCTCCATTGTTGACACTGTTGAGGTTGATTGTGAGTACAATGAATGGGATCTGCATCATTTCACCAACTCCACccttctgcagctctgtggtcACACACACGGGTGGAGAGAGTACATTTGTCTAAACATCACGCTCTTTGATAAGCTGTTAAGATCAATGCCTCAGCTTGCTGATCTCTGTGCTGAGCTGCATGCAGAACTGGAGGAAAGGAAGTGCTTTCTGCAGAGGTTTTTTGACATGCTCCCAGCACGGTATGAGTTTGACACATCTCAGCTGTGTGTGGACCCGGCACCAATGCTGGTCGATGTTCTGCAcaagctgagtgtgtgtgaggtccAGGGAGGGGAGCGCGAAGGGTTCTTGTTGGCCCTGGGATATGTGTTCCGAGTCCTGGACTTCATGGTGGGCCTCTCTTCGGGACTGGACGAGGGTGAACGAGAGGCAAGACAAGGTTTGGGTCAGGCCATCCTCCTCTCCAGTCTCCTTGACAACACATCCTGGGCGGCGCTGCAGCCAGAGGCGTCCATGAGCATCCTACACACTGTTGGACGGTTCCTCCGCAGAGAGCAGAACACCACTCTAAAAGAGGACCTGCTGAGCTGCTTTAGT CCCGTCTTGTGGGACCTCATACAGAGGGACGAAAATTCATCTGCTCTCAGGGTTCTGCTGCAG GAATACCTCCAGATGCCAAGACACAGCATTCGCACCCTTGTGATGTCAGCTGAAAAAGATGCTGTCAAGAGATTTATCTCCCATATGCATCAAAGTTGGGATCAGTTACAAGTTGAAACCGACCAG GCCTCTCAAAAAGAGCTGCAGGCCATGGAAACAATGACTGCTGCTTTCATTCAGAAGTTCCCACGAGTGACCCCGGAGCTGTTTGTGGACCTGTCTCAGTTCATTCCCTTCATGTCTGTGTCTGACATAATGAGCTTCCCAGCCTCCCTGATAGTCAATGACACTGT ACTGACAGCCATTCGTGACCACAGCTCGGGGATGAAGTCCCTGCAGAAAAAGGCCTTTGTAAAAAGACTCCTTCAGTCCAGCGTGGTGGGGGATGTCCCTACATGGCCACCATACTTCCTCACTTCCATCCTCCCACTTCTGCCTTACCTTCCAGTCAGTCATTTTCAGCAACTGACTTCACAACAG CTCACTCCTCTACTAGAGTTACTTGGCAACAGCAGTCTGGATGGTGTAAGAGGCCGTCATGTGCTCCGGACCCTTTTCAGCAGGAGGAAGAATCTGACCAGTGATTATATACTGAG ATTAGGAGCCCTTGTCTGTTACTTGGATCCAGAGGTCCTGGGTTTATTTCTTCAAGATTCCTCTGTGTCCTCGGCTCTCTGGCAGCAGCTGGCTCAGTGCATGTCCAAGGGGTTCGTCAGTCCCAGCGGCAGG CTGTCCTCGTGGTTGATACAAGCCGTCCAGAACGTTAACATCAGTAGCTCGGCTCCTGTAGAGCTGTCAGCCCTCAGTGGTCTGTTACCTCAGTTAGGGGTTTCCCCCCTGCTTTCAATCCCCTCACAACAACTCCTGGAAATCCTCTCACAACCAGGGCTACACAGATTCTCCCCAGCACAG GCTTTTCAAATATTATCCAAGATTACAAAGGACATCCCT CTCACCATGGAGAGACTGTGCAGGCTGAAGCCCTTACTCTGTGGTCTCTCCCCTGCTGTGCTCGGAGACCTCCAGTGGGCTGAGATCAGTGAAACTGCCTACTGCCAGTGTTTGGAATTGCTGCTAACTGAGCTTAAGCCTGGCCAAAGAGCCATGCTATACAATGCAATGCAGGAG GCTCTACAGAGAGACTTGCAGAACGTCACTCAGCAGGTAAACTGTCTGTCACCATTTGTCCCCCTGAGGAAGCTAAGAGAAACCGTAAATGGAGAAACTGTCCTGAGAGATATCAGCCTCTACAGTGACATACTCTGGTCACCACAACAG GCTCAGCTTTTGTTCAAAAAGATTCAtgaattcaaaaacatttctgacaaGATGATAAG GGATCTGGGTCATATTGCCAGTGGAATGAGTTGTGACTTTTTGCGGCTTTGGAGCAACGATACAGATTACACAGAGCTGCTCCAGTTTGTTACTGAGCTGCCTGGATCTATGAGACCTGCCCTG CGGAAATGTATCGTAAATGAACTGAGGAAACATCCTGGACTCGACCTCGGCGCCCCGAGCTCTGGATTTGCTGCAACATTACC AGTGACAATGATAGAGACAATATCTAATGTCTCCTTCAGAGCCATCCTCAACTACATTCAGGCAAACTTTGCAGATTTCCTCAGACTGCCACATTACAAGCAGATGAACTTAGCAGAGAAAGCTGTCTCTGAACTG GCTGCAGAGGAGATTGATGGCACCATGCTGGACATCTTAGGGCCTTTGCTGCCTTTCTTGGACCGAGACAGTTTGGCTCTGGTGGACCGAGGAGCTCTGTCTCTGCGGCTCGAGGAGATGAGAGGTTTCTGTCTTCCTAAAGAGGCCCTGAGAGACATTAGTGCCCTGTTCACACAGAAAGACCTGCTCGG GGAGCCATCTAAATGGCAGGTGGGGGATGTTGAGCTTTTGGGCAGGCTGGTGTTTTCTCTTTCAACAAAGCAGATTAACTCCATCCCTCTG ACGGTGTTAAATAAAGACACAGTGGAGCAGGTTCTGGTGGGTCAAAGTCACTGGGAGGACAGCATGGTCGGAGAAGTCTGTGTTACTCGGTGTATGGATAAGCATCGTCAcagaagacagactcagagtCTCATCCGAGGGATTGTCAAAGCACAGAGCAGGAGAGCCAAAG TGCCAGTTCCAAGCTGTGCAGACATCAGGGGGACGTTTCCTTCGGCATGGACGTCCGCTCAGCTCAGCAGCATGTCACAGGAGGATCTTAAAGAGTGTGTGGAAATCTTTGCTCAAGACGCTTTGTTGAGCTCTGAGCAGCGACGTGCGTTGTGGATGAAACTCAGACAG TTCTTCAGTCCAGTAAGGGAGCTGAAAGCGGATCAGGTGCTTGCTCTGGGCTCAGTGGTGACTGAGCTGGGAGAAAGAGAGCTGCAAGACACAAATCTCACTGATCCTGGTGTGTTGGCACATCTAGGAACGATGACAGACTGGAGCCCTAAAAAG ATAAGAGCAGTGATTTTAGGTGTGATGCGAAAACGCAAACTGAAAGTCGAACAGTTTACAGCTGTTGATCTGGCAACATTTGGCCATCTGATCTGCGGTCTGTATCCCTCAGAGATCAAAAAAGTGAGCGCCTACAGCCTCAG TATGGCGGTCCTGTTCCTGCGGGAGATGTCCCTGCCCTGCACAGAACAGCAGATGGAGGTGTTGACAAGCCGTTTGTCCAGACCTGAGGCCTTTGGTCCAGTCAGTGCTTGGGGACCAGAAGTTTTCACTGAAATTGGGACACTGGCAG TGGGCCTGGAGGACATGGTGCTGTCAGCTCTGGTACAAGAACAAGTGGAAGGAATAATCCCTAAAGCTATTGCTCTGATGTCTAAGAAAAAAATGGCA